One genomic segment of Brevibacillus laterosporus LMG 15441 includes these proteins:
- a CDS encoding 1-deoxy-D-xylulose-5-phosphate reductoisomerase has translation MKNISLLGSTGSIGTSTMEVVKQHPDQFNIVAMAAGTNIDLLEEQALYAKPELISVGTEELARELSKRLAGVLSAEIVYGLEGLIEVATHPQASFVMSAVVGSVGVKPTLAAIERGKTIGLANKETLVSAGHLVMEAAQRHQATIVPVDSEHSAIFQALNGENRQDVSKLIITASGGSLRHLSRDELAHVTREDALRHPNWSMGAKITIDSATMMNKGFEVLEAHWLFGTPYEQIETILHYESIIHSMVEYKDKAVIAQLGTPDMKVPIQYALTFPSRWPLPTETLDLVKCGTLHFKEMDFTRYPLLKLAYDCGKVGGTLPAVLNAANEVAVSRFLQDELTIVGIEEVVHQVCALHNTSSHPTLEEIDEVDAWARQAARNWGK, from the coding sequence GTGAAAAATATATCGCTGTTAGGTTCTACCGGTTCGATCGGGACAAGTACCATGGAAGTAGTGAAACAGCACCCCGATCAATTTAACATCGTTGCAATGGCAGCCGGTACTAACATTGACTTATTAGAAGAACAAGCTTTATATGCGAAACCGGAACTTATTTCCGTAGGGACAGAAGAGCTTGCACGAGAGTTATCGAAACGCCTTGCGGGAGTTTTATCCGCAGAGATCGTGTATGGATTAGAGGGCTTGATTGAGGTAGCAACACATCCACAAGCATCATTTGTTATGTCAGCAGTAGTAGGCAGTGTAGGAGTAAAACCAACCCTGGCTGCGATTGAACGTGGCAAAACAATTGGGCTTGCGAATAAGGAAACCTTGGTAAGTGCAGGACATCTGGTCATGGAAGCTGCCCAAAGGCATCAGGCGACAATTGTTCCTGTTGACAGCGAGCATTCTGCCATTTTTCAGGCTCTAAACGGGGAAAATCGACAGGATGTTTCCAAACTCATTATTACTGCTTCAGGAGGATCACTTCGCCATTTGTCTCGAGATGAGTTAGCTCATGTAACGCGAGAAGATGCTTTGCGGCATCCAAATTGGAGCATGGGAGCCAAAATAACGATTGACTCAGCTACAATGATGAATAAAGGATTTGAAGTATTAGAGGCTCATTGGCTATTTGGAACGCCATATGAGCAGATAGAGACAATTCTTCACTATGAAAGTATTATTCATTCTATGGTAGAATACAAAGATAAAGCCGTGATAGCACAATTGGGAACACCGGATATGAAGGTTCCCATTCAGTACGCTCTTACCTTTCCAAGCCGCTGGCCGTTGCCGACTGAGACCCTTGATCTCGTGAAATGCGGAACGCTTCATTTTAAAGAGATGGATTTCACCCGCTATCCACTCTTAAAACTAGCGTACGATTGCGGTAAGGTTGGCGGTACACTGCCCGCTGTACTAAATGCAGCCAATGAAGTTGCCGTTTCGCGGTTTTTGCAGGATGAACTCACAATCGTAGGAATTGAAGAGGTTGTTCATCAGGTATGTGCCTTGCACAACACGAGTTCGCACCCTACCTTAGAAGAGATTGACGAAGTTGACGCATGGGCACGACAAGCTGCACGCAACTGGGGCAAATAA
- the ispG gene encoding flavodoxin-dependent (E)-4-hydroxy-3-methylbut-2-enyl-diphosphate synthase, with protein sequence MYKREETKPVFVGGVQIGGQKSVVIQSMTTADTRDVEATLKQIEQLHEAGCQIVRLAVVNEDAAKAIKQIKERSPLPLVADIHFDYRLALTALESGIDKIRINPGNIGNRKRTQAVVDACRERNVPIRIGVNSGSVERRLIDKYGYPSPEAIVESAMNHVEILEDLNYDNITISLKSSDVPTMIQTYSLMAERRPYPLHVGVTEAGTQFSGSIKSAVGIGTVLSMGIGDTIRVSLTADPVEEIKVAKQILRSLDIVNNDPVVIACPSCGRCAIDLIGLATKVEDAVSTLKKPLKVAVMGCAVNGPGEAREADVGVAGGNGEGLIFRNGEIVRKVKEDELFEELMKEINTIMEEK encoded by the coding sequence TTGTATAAGCGCGAGGAGACCAAACCGGTATTTGTAGGCGGAGTCCAAATTGGAGGACAAAAAAGTGTGGTTATCCAATCTATGACCACCGCTGATACGCGTGATGTAGAAGCTACGCTCAAACAGATAGAGCAATTGCATGAAGCTGGATGCCAAATCGTTCGTTTAGCGGTTGTTAATGAAGATGCTGCAAAAGCAATCAAGCAAATTAAGGAACGCTCCCCATTGCCGTTAGTAGCTGATATCCATTTTGATTATCGATTAGCGCTTACAGCATTGGAGAGCGGGATTGATAAAATTCGAATTAATCCAGGGAATATTGGAAATCGGAAACGAACCCAGGCAGTAGTGGATGCTTGTCGTGAACGAAATGTTCCTATTCGTATTGGTGTAAACTCAGGTTCAGTAGAAAGACGTCTAATAGACAAATACGGATACCCTAGTCCGGAAGCGATCGTGGAATCAGCTATGAACCATGTAGAGATTTTAGAAGACCTGAACTATGATAATATTACGATCTCACTAAAATCTTCAGATGTTCCAACCATGATTCAGACGTATTCGTTAATGGCCGAACGTCGTCCTTACCCGTTACATGTAGGGGTAACAGAAGCAGGTACACAATTCTCTGGTAGCATTAAATCTGCTGTAGGAATTGGTACGGTTTTATCCATGGGGATCGGTGACACAATTCGCGTATCCCTCACTGCCGATCCTGTTGAAGAAATTAAGGTAGCGAAACAGATTTTGCGCAGTCTAGATATCGTGAACAATGATCCAGTTGTAATTGCTTGTCCATCTTGTGGTCGTTGTGCCATTGATCTGATCGGATTGGCCACGAAGGTGGAGGACGCAGTTAGCACGTTGAAGAAACCATTAAAGGTAGCTGTTATGGGATGTGCAGTTAACGGACCAGGTGAAGCACGCGAAGCTGATGTGGGTGTAGCTGGCGGTAATGGAGAGGGACTAATCTTCCGCAACGGTGAAATCGTCCGTAAAGTAAAAGAAGATGAACTTTTTGAAGAGTTAATGAAAGAAATCAACACAATCATGGAAGAGAAATAG
- a CDS encoding proline--tRNA ligase, translated as MLRQSQLLIPTLREVPADAEIASHKLLLRAGLARQLASGIYTFMPIALRVLQKIQNIVREEMNNAGAQEILMPTIQPAEIWEKSGRWDHYGPELMRLRDRHDRRFALGPTHEEVVATLVASEINSYKKLPINLYQIQTKFRDEVRPRFGLIRCREFMMKDAYSFDTTQEGLDKSFNDMFHAYHRIFTRVGLNYRAVEADAGSIGGTGTYEFMALCEIGEDTIAYSTEGDYAANLEKAEVLYNGPTSPEADVAPLEKIHTPNIKTIEQLKEGLGVEGKDIVKSLAFMVDDQFVLVLIRGDHELNEVKLKNMFDAIDVRMATEAEIMEKLGAPVGFVGPVGAGERKIEVVADNYVQEVASAIIGANEVDYHLKNAQYGRDYQVSRFADLRNIQEGDVCPRTQAPIAFARGVEVGHVFKLGTKYSEPIGAKFLDENGREQTMIMGCYGIGVSRTLAAVIEQNNDENGIIWPTSVAPYHAHVIPINVKSDQQREMSEEITSALEAAGVEVLYDDRTERAGVKFKDADLLGLPLRITVSDKLEPGTVEVRIRRTGEATVVAVSELVSYVKEQLANL; from the coding sequence GTGTTAAGGCAAAGCCAATTACTAATCCCTACTTTACGCGAGGTACCAGCAGACGCAGAGATTGCCAGTCATAAACTTTTGTTGCGTGCTGGTCTTGCAAGACAGTTAGCTTCCGGTATCTATACATTTATGCCGATAGCTCTACGTGTCCTCCAAAAAATTCAAAACATCGTGCGTGAAGAAATGAATAACGCAGGTGCTCAAGAGATTTTAATGCCAACGATTCAACCGGCAGAAATTTGGGAGAAAAGCGGCCGCTGGGATCATTATGGTCCTGAGTTGATGCGTTTACGTGATCGTCATGATCGTCGTTTTGCTTTAGGGCCAACTCATGAGGAGGTTGTAGCTACTTTAGTAGCTAGTGAAATCAACTCCTATAAAAAACTACCAATTAACTTGTATCAAATTCAAACAAAATTCCGCGATGAGGTACGCCCGCGCTTTGGACTCATTCGTTGTCGGGAATTTATGATGAAGGATGCTTATTCTTTTGATACAACTCAAGAGGGCTTGGATAAGAGCTTTAATGATATGTTCCATGCTTATCACCGTATTTTCACTCGTGTTGGACTTAATTATCGTGCGGTAGAAGCAGATGCGGGTTCTATTGGTGGAACGGGAACTTATGAATTTATGGCGTTGTGTGAAATCGGTGAGGATACGATTGCTTATTCTACAGAGGGCGATTATGCAGCTAATCTGGAGAAAGCGGAAGTATTGTATAACGGACCAACTTCCCCAGAAGCAGACGTAGCTCCATTAGAAAAAATTCACACTCCAAACATCAAAACCATTGAGCAATTAAAAGAGGGTCTGGGTGTTGAAGGCAAAGACATCGTGAAAAGCTTAGCATTCATGGTGGATGATCAGTTTGTACTTGTTTTGATTCGTGGTGATCATGAATTGAACGAAGTGAAGCTGAAAAATATGTTTGACGCAATTGATGTACGCATGGCGACTGAAGCAGAAATCATGGAGAAGCTAGGTGCTCCAGTTGGTTTTGTTGGTCCTGTGGGTGCTGGTGAGAGAAAAATTGAGGTAGTAGCGGACAACTACGTTCAAGAGGTGGCTAGTGCCATTATCGGGGCAAATGAAGTAGATTACCACTTGAAGAACGCGCAGTATGGAAGGGATTATCAAGTATCTCGTTTTGCTGATCTGCGAAATATTCAGGAGGGTGACGTTTGCCCACGTACGCAAGCTCCAATCGCTTTTGCCCGCGGTGTAGAAGTAGGTCACGTATTTAAATTGGGTACAAAATACTCAGAGCCAATCGGTGCTAAATTCTTAGACGAGAATGGCCGTGAACAAACAATGATCATGGGATGCTACGGTATCGGCGTATCTCGTACGCTGGCTGCGGTAATTGAACAAAACAACGACGAAAATGGTATCATATGGCCAACGTCAGTTGCTCCTTATCATGCACATGTAATTCCAATCAATGTCAAATCTGATCAACAGCGTGAAATGAGTGAAGAGATTACATCCGCATTAGAAGCTGCGGGAGTAGAAGTATTGTACGATGACCGTACAGAACGTGCCGGTGTGAAATTTAAGGATGCCGATTTACTTGGTTTACCGCTTCGAATCACGGTTTCTGATAAATTGGAACCAGGTACAGTTGAAGTTCGCATTAGACGTACAGGTGAGGCTACTGTGGTAGCTGTGAGCGAGCTTGTCTCTTATGTAAAAGAACAGCTAGCAAACCTATAG
- the rseP gene encoding RIP metalloprotease RseP, with amino-acid sequence MQMPPVQIGFGSVIAFVVIFGLLVFFHEMGHFLLAKRAGILCREFALGMGPKMFSFKRGETEYTLRWLPIGGMVRMAGEDPEMEVLQPHMEVGVLFNQANQISHIYVTPKDIPNHATIGNVVRYDLEHDLIMTLDIQGEMKTFAVDPKTMLVIEGKEVQIAPFNRQFKGKTIWQRFLAIFAGPAANFILAFVIFVMGALFFGAPSKDAVLGQVIPDGPAYQAGLKQGDRIISIDGTPINDWNQFVGAVNASPNKNIEMKINRDGQDMVVPVQVNEQGKIMVGAGVKREIGLALTHGVDQTIFWTKTIFTNLAQLFTGHVSVKDLSGPAGIFTMTSQFAQNGLAALFTWTALLSINLGIFNLLPIPALDGGRLVFIAIEALRGKPIDPNKEGMVHFVGFALLMMLILVVTWNDIQRLFLQ; translated from the coding sequence ATGCAAATGCCTCCCGTACAGATTGGTTTTGGATCGGTAATCGCCTTTGTAGTTATTTTTGGATTGTTGGTCTTTTTCCATGAAATGGGCCATTTTTTGTTAGCAAAACGGGCAGGTATTTTATGCCGTGAGTTCGCTCTTGGAATGGGACCAAAAATGTTTAGCTTTAAGAGGGGCGAAACAGAATACACGTTGCGCTGGTTACCGATCGGTGGTATGGTTCGAATGGCTGGTGAAGACCCTGAGATGGAAGTATTACAGCCTCATATGGAGGTCGGGGTTTTATTTAATCAAGCTAATCAGATTTCTCACATTTATGTTACTCCTAAAGATATCCCCAATCATGCAACGATTGGTAATGTGGTTCGTTATGATCTGGAGCATGATTTGATCATGACCTTGGATATACAGGGAGAAATGAAGACATTTGCTGTTGATCCCAAGACAATGCTAGTAATTGAGGGTAAAGAAGTACAGATCGCTCCTTTTAATCGTCAATTTAAAGGGAAAACCATATGGCAACGTTTCCTAGCTATTTTTGCTGGTCCTGCTGCTAACTTTATTTTAGCTTTTGTTATCTTTGTGATGGGGGCTTTATTCTTCGGAGCTCCGTCAAAAGATGCTGTTTTAGGCCAAGTTATTCCGGATGGACCTGCTTATCAGGCGGGGCTGAAACAGGGAGATCGCATTATTAGCATCGATGGGACACCAATAAATGATTGGAACCAGTTTGTAGGAGCGGTTAATGCATCTCCTAATAAAAATATCGAAATGAAGATCAACAGGGATGGGCAAGACATGGTCGTACCCGTACAGGTAAATGAACAAGGTAAAATAATGGTTGGTGCCGGTGTCAAAAGAGAGATTGGATTAGCGCTGACGCATGGTGTTGACCAAACAATCTTCTGGACGAAAACCATCTTCACCAATCTTGCACAGCTCTTTACGGGACATGTAAGTGTGAAGGATTTAAGTGGACCAGCAGGGATCTTTACAATGACCAGTCAATTTGCGCAAAATGGTCTTGCGGCACTCTTTACATGGACAGCTCTTTTGAGTATTAACCTTGGTATTTTTAATTTGCTGCCAATTCCTGCCCTAGATGGTGGACGCTTGGTGTTCATTGCCATTGAGGCATTGCGCGGTAAACCAATTGATCCTAACAAAGAAGGCATGGTTCACTTTGTTGGTTTTGCTTTATTGATGATGTTAATTCTAGTTGTGACTTGGAATGATATACAACGTCTCTTTTTACAGTAA
- a CDS encoding DMT family transporter: protein MRPIWIGIISSFFFAFTFVLNRSMELAGGSWMWSAALRFFFMLPPLLFLVFLRGNLGMLWIEIKKHPKEWILWSTVGFGLFYAPFCFAQSYGPGWLIAGTWQITIISGSLLAPFFFEQKTGSQGVQLVRGKISLPGLWMSSIILLGIVFMQSEQASVLQPKEVLLGFLPVVVASFAYPLGNRKMMQICGERVDTYQRVLGMTICSMPFWMLLSITALVVDGAPSQSQVFQTSLVAIFSGICATVLFFRATEMVKGNMRRLAAVEATQSMEVLFATAGEVVWLSASLPTPVASTGLLLIMLGMILHSLVSGRKEKETPPFHVSD from the coding sequence ATGCGGCCGATTTGGATTGGGATTATATCTTCCTTCTTTTTTGCCTTTACCTTTGTATTGAATCGTTCCATGGAGCTTGCTGGAGGCAGTTGGATGTGGAGTGCGGCACTTCGCTTTTTTTTCATGCTACCGCCACTATTGTTTCTTGTGTTTTTACGAGGAAATCTGGGAATGCTATGGATAGAGATTAAAAAGCATCCAAAAGAATGGATATTATGGAGCACGGTTGGTTTTGGCCTGTTTTACGCCCCTTTTTGTTTTGCTCAATCGTATGGTCCAGGATGGTTAATAGCGGGAACATGGCAGATTACAATCATCTCTGGCTCTTTGCTGGCTCCTTTCTTTTTTGAGCAGAAAACAGGCTCACAGGGCGTACAATTAGTGCGAGGGAAAATCTCGCTTCCGGGGTTATGGATGTCAAGCATCATTTTACTTGGAATTGTGTTCATGCAGAGCGAACAAGCGAGTGTACTACAACCTAAAGAAGTGCTGTTAGGATTTTTGCCAGTTGTAGTAGCGTCCTTTGCTTATCCGTTAGGGAATCGTAAAATGATGCAAATTTGTGGAGAGCGAGTCGATACCTATCAGCGTGTACTTGGTATGACAATTTGCAGTATGCCGTTTTGGATGCTGTTATCGATAACAGCTTTGGTTGTAGATGGGGCGCCAAGTCAGAGTCAGGTATTCCAAACCTCTCTCGTTGCGATTTTCTCAGGAATTTGTGCAACGGTGTTATTTTTCCGAGCTACGGAAATGGTGAAAGGCAACATGCGTCGCCTAGCGGCTGTAGAAGCAACACAATCGATGGAAGTCTTATTTGCTACAGCAGGAGAGGTCGTGTGGTTATCTGCCAGCTTGCCTACACCAGTGGCTTCAACGGGGCTCCTGCTTATCATGCTGGGAATGATTTTACATAGCCTAGTATCGGGTCGGAAAGAAAAGGAAACACCCCCTTTTCATGTATCAGATTGA
- a CDS encoding PolC-type DNA polymerase III codes for MDLLTEQKHRFSLLLKQLEVPQEMVERYFTEGYIEKLEVYKQTKEWIFHFTFEKMMPVDIYRAFTKRLQQTFAHLAKVDAIFRYSLQPPVHIVVEEYWDYLLNDPDAHLQTLVGTLKTGRVETAGDQVKLLLPTEMAVDIMKSKKADEQLTQAFWKIAQVRPRFLFQAEENDEAMQAFIEQRKEEERALVKNVMTQQAQAEKERQNGQEAEAITTVTIGYDIKEEPVPISEIQEEERRITIQGTVFNVEIRELKSGRHILTFHLTDYTDSLTVKIFSRDKEDVKVLEAIKDGMWIKARGSVQHDTFMRELVMMANDINQIEQQGRKDQAEEKRVELHAHTPMSMLDGVVSVKSYISQAAKWGHKAVTITDHGVVQSFPEAYSVAKKNGVKCILGLEAYVVEDGINIVYNLDRGATNYAIDDKTPYVVFDTETTGLNANEHTIIEIAAVKMIGSEIIEEWTELIDPGILVGPKTTEITGITNEMLRGKQKLDVVLRRFKEFAGDSILVAHNAEFDQAFINACAIRVGMEPWTNSFLDTLPLARMLYPGMRNYRLGTLAKRFNVELINAHRALDDTVALAKVFQLMLKDVKEAEIKTLSELNERSNAQADYKSTRPFHATILVKNKEGLKNLYKLVSISHTETFFRVPRIMRSQITKYREGLLIGTACKEGELFQGILRGKPEQELEEIATFYDYIELQPLEHYKPLLRNETIPNTDVVKTYHETLIRIAEHLERPVVATGDVHFLHPQDHTFREVFLLSKGDQDANDQPPLYFMTTEEMLEAFSYLGEQKAKEIVVDNTNAIADMIEDVSPIPDRLYTPVIEGADEELRDMCYNKAKRIYGDPLPEIVEQRLEKELTSIIKHGFGVIYLISQRLVTKSLSDGYLVGSRGSVGSSFVATMSDITEVNPLPPHYVCPNCQHSEFIMDGSIGSGFDLKDKDCEKCSTRYMKDGQDIPFETFLGFKGDKVPDIDLNFSGDYQPRAHKYTQDLFGIDNVFRAGTIGTVAEKTAYGYVRKWAEERKLMLRGAEIARLVNGCTGAKRTTGQHPGGIIVLPDYMDMEDFCPIQFPADDVKSEWRTTHFDFHSIHDNLLKLDILGHDDPTVIRMLQDLTGLDPKQIPLDDPKTMSIFSSTEALGVTADQIRTNMGTLGIPEFGTKFVRQMLEDTKPTTFAELVQISGLSHGTDVWLNNAQELIRNQTCKLSEVIGCRDDIMVYLIYKGLEPSQAFKIMESVRKGKGVSEEDQEEMRKHDVPEWYIGSCQRIKYMFPKAHATAYVMMAVRIAYCKVHHPLEFYATYFTVRADDFDIPLMVQGSAAIRQRIEEIEEKGHDAQPKEKSLLTVLEMALEMVERGFSFTNVDLYRSDAEKFLIDGNKLIAPFNAIPGLGTNAAISIVEAREQGEFLSKEDLLSRSKISKTILEYLAEQGALQGMPDSNQLSLF; via the coding sequence ATGGATCTATTAACAGAACAAAAACATAGATTTTCTCTGCTCCTCAAGCAATTAGAGGTTCCCCAAGAGATGGTTGAGCGTTATTTTACCGAGGGGTATATTGAGAAGCTGGAAGTATATAAACAAACCAAAGAATGGATATTTCATTTTACATTTGAAAAAATGATGCCAGTTGATATATATCGTGCGTTTACGAAACGATTGCAGCAAACCTTTGCGCATTTAGCTAAGGTTGACGCGATTTTTCGTTATTCCTTGCAGCCGCCCGTACATATTGTGGTGGAAGAATACTGGGATTACTTGCTCAACGATCCAGATGCACATTTGCAAACATTGGTAGGTACCCTGAAAACAGGACGAGTGGAGACAGCGGGAGACCAAGTAAAGCTATTGTTACCTACTGAGATGGCAGTAGATATTATGAAATCGAAAAAAGCAGATGAACAACTGACCCAAGCATTTTGGAAGATTGCACAGGTACGCCCGCGCTTTCTGTTCCAAGCCGAAGAAAATGACGAGGCTATGCAGGCCTTTATTGAGCAACGTAAAGAAGAAGAACGAGCATTGGTTAAAAATGTCATGACGCAGCAGGCTCAAGCAGAGAAAGAGCGCCAGAATGGACAAGAAGCTGAAGCGATTACCACCGTTACCATTGGATATGACATCAAGGAGGAGCCTGTACCTATCAGTGAGATTCAAGAGGAAGAAAGACGAATTACGATACAAGGTACAGTCTTTAATGTAGAAATTAGAGAATTAAAAAGTGGGCGTCACATCCTAACATTCCATCTGACAGATTACACGGATTCGTTAACGGTCAAAATCTTTTCCCGTGACAAGGAAGATGTTAAAGTACTTGAAGCGATTAAGGACGGTATGTGGATTAAAGCGCGCGGTAGCGTTCAGCATGATACCTTTATGCGCGAGCTGGTAATGATGGCAAATGACATCAACCAGATTGAACAGCAAGGACGTAAGGACCAAGCAGAGGAAAAACGGGTTGAACTACACGCTCACACTCCTATGAGCATGTTAGACGGAGTTGTTTCTGTTAAATCTTACATTTCACAAGCTGCTAAATGGGGACACAAAGCTGTTACGATTACAGATCATGGTGTCGTACAGTCATTCCCTGAGGCTTATAGTGTAGCGAAAAAGAACGGTGTCAAATGTATTCTAGGTTTAGAAGCCTATGTAGTGGAAGATGGTATTAATATTGTCTATAACCTAGATCGTGGAGCAACGAATTACGCCATTGATGACAAGACCCCTTATGTCGTATTTGATACAGAGACAACAGGTTTAAATGCGAATGAACATACCATTATTGAAATCGCGGCTGTAAAAATGATAGGCTCAGAAATCATTGAAGAATGGACAGAATTAATTGATCCTGGTATTTTGGTTGGTCCTAAAACCACGGAGATTACGGGGATTACAAACGAAATGCTACGGGGAAAACAGAAGCTGGACGTTGTCTTGCGCCGTTTTAAAGAATTTGCTGGGGATTCGATTCTTGTGGCCCACAACGCCGAATTTGACCAAGCATTTATTAATGCGTGTGCCATTCGAGTAGGAATGGAACCGTGGACAAATTCTTTTTTAGACACTTTGCCGCTCGCACGCATGCTGTATCCAGGCATGCGCAATTATCGATTAGGAACGCTTGCAAAACGCTTTAATGTTGAACTAATCAATGCTCACCGGGCGTTGGACGATACCGTTGCACTAGCAAAGGTTTTCCAGCTCATGTTAAAAGACGTGAAGGAAGCAGAGATCAAAACACTTTCTGAGCTAAATGAGCGCAGCAACGCTCAAGCGGATTATAAGAGTACCCGTCCTTTTCACGCTACGATATTGGTGAAAAACAAGGAAGGCTTAAAAAATCTGTATAAGCTGGTGTCTATCTCGCATACGGAAACATTCTTCCGCGTACCACGTATTATGCGTAGCCAGATTACAAAATATCGAGAAGGCTTGTTAATTGGAACGGCTTGTAAAGAAGGGGAGCTATTCCAAGGCATTCTGCGTGGTAAACCTGAACAAGAATTAGAAGAAATTGCTACATTCTATGATTATATTGAGTTGCAGCCCTTGGAGCATTACAAACCTCTATTGCGCAACGAGACGATCCCTAACACGGACGTTGTAAAGACATATCATGAAACACTGATACGCATTGCTGAGCATTTGGAACGGCCTGTTGTGGCCACAGGAGATGTTCATTTTCTACACCCTCAAGATCATACGTTTCGTGAAGTATTCTTGCTATCAAAAGGAGACCAGGATGCTAACGACCAACCTCCACTATATTTCATGACTACGGAGGAAATGCTAGAGGCCTTCTCTTATTTGGGTGAACAGAAGGCTAAAGAAATTGTAGTAGACAATACAAATGCCATTGCTGACATGATTGAAGATGTTAGCCCGATCCCAGATCGTTTGTATACCCCTGTAATTGAAGGGGCAGATGAAGAGCTTCGTGATATGTGCTATAACAAAGCGAAGCGCATCTACGGCGATCCGTTGCCAGAAATTGTTGAACAACGTCTAGAAAAAGAACTGACCAGTATTATTAAACACGGATTCGGTGTTATTTATCTGATCTCACAGAGATTGGTGACAAAATCACTCAGCGACGGCTATTTAGTAGGGTCACGGGGATCAGTAGGCTCTTCTTTTGTAGCGACTATGTCCGATATCACAGAGGTTAATCCACTGCCGCCTCACTATGTTTGCCCAAACTGTCAGCATAGCGAGTTTATTATGGACGGCTCCATTGGTTCTGGATTCGACTTAAAGGACAAGGATTGCGAGAAATGCAGCACTAGATATATGAAAGATGGCCAAGATATTCCTTTCGAAACCTTCCTTGGATTTAAAGGAGATAAGGTTCCCGATATTGACTTAAATTTCTCAGGTGACTATCAGCCAAGGGCGCATAAATATACACAAGACCTATTTGGTATCGATAATGTTTTTCGTGCAGGAACGATAGGTACAGTTGCCGAAAAGACAGCGTACGGCTATGTTCGTAAATGGGCGGAAGAGCGCAAGCTAATGCTTCGCGGAGCAGAGATTGCTCGCTTGGTTAATGGTTGTACGGGCGCTAAACGTACGACTGGACAGCATCCAGGGGGAATTATTGTTTTGCCTGATTATATGGATATGGAGGATTTTTGTCCGATCCAATTCCCTGCTGATGATGTTAAATCTGAATGGCGAACAACGCATTTCGACTTCCATTCCATCCATGACAATCTATTAAAGCTCGATATTCTGGGTCACGACGATCCGACCGTTATCCGGATGCTTCAGGATTTGACGGGATTAGACCCGAAACAAATCCCATTAGACGATCCAAAAACGATGTCTATCTTTAGTTCAACAGAAGCACTAGGTGTAACGGCTGATCAAATTCGTACGAATATGGGGACGTTGGGAATACCGGAGTTCGGTACGAAATTCGTTCGTCAGATGCTAGAAGATACAAAACCAACCACCTTTGCTGAATTGGTACAGATTTCTGGTCTCTCGCACGGAACCGATGTGTGGCTAAACAATGCACAGGAGTTGATACGTAATCAGACGTGTAAGCTGTCTGAGGTTATCGGTTGCCGTGACGATATCATGGTATATCTGATCTATAAAGGACTGGAACCATCACAAGCCTTTAAAATAATGGAATCAGTGCGTAAAGGAAAAGGTGTCAGCGAGGAAGACCAAGAGGAAATGCGCAAGCATGATGTACCTGAATGGTACATAGGGTCTTGTCAACGGATTAAGTATATGTTCCCGAAAGCGCATGCGACTGCTTATGTAATGATGGCGGTTCGAATTGCTTATTGTAAGGTACATCATCCGCTAGAATTTTACGCTACGTATTTTACAGTTCGTGCTGATGACTTCGATATCCCGTTAATGGTACAAGGATCAGCAGCTATTCGCCAACGGATTGAAGAGATTGAGGAAAAAGGTCACGATGCCCAACCAAAAGAAAAATCTCTCTTGACTGTATTAGAGATGGCCTTGGAAATGGTAGAGCGAGGCTTTAGCTTTACCAATGTCGATCTATATCGTTCAGACGCTGAGAAGTTCCTGATTGATGGAAACAAGCTTATTGCACCGTTTAATGCGATTCCAGGGCTAGGAACTAACGCAGCAATCAGCATTGTAGAAGCACGTGAACAGGGTGAATTTTTATCAAAAGAGGACCTACTTAGCCGTTCCAAAATTTCCAAAACAATTTTGGAATATCTAGCCGAGCAGGGAGCCCTCCAAGGTATGCCAGATTCAAATCAATTGTCCTTGTTCTAA